The Nicotiana sylvestris unplaced genomic scaffold, ASM39365v2 Un00013, whole genome shotgun sequence genome window below encodes:
- the LOC138884644 gene encoding uncharacterized protein, translating to MARNEVSSLDHNHPLFLQAKNTPGLVLIPIKLTELENYALCSRATKLALRGKGKLGFVDGSSTKRRYRGELVEQWEKYNMIVLSWIGSTVSNKLMPGIVYASDARKVLNNFPERFDRSNLTRIYHLWAEIATMRQGTNSVTSYYTKMKDLWDELDEESSRTLCVVDTHRDPLTMLPEKTQGFKPKSTGLIYEHCGYKSHLKENCYKIVEYPQDFKSKKKAGQFGGNTGQPGGRAQFSGGFIPYANNATTKN from the exons ATGGCTAGAAATGAGGTAAGCTCGCTTGATCATAATCACCCGTTATTTCTTCAAGCAAAAAATACTCCAGGTCTAGTTTTGATTCCAATAAAGCTCACAGAGCTAGAGAATTATGCCCTGTGTAGCAGGGCAACGAAACTAGCTTTGAGAGGAAAAGGTAAGCTTGGATTTGTAGACGGTTCCTCTACTAAGAGAAGATACAGAGGTGAATTAGTTGAGCAATGGGAAAAGTATAATATGATAGTGTTGTCTTGGATTGGAAGTACAGTTTCGAACAAATTAATGCCAGGGATTGTTTATGCCTCAGATGCAAGAAAGGTTTTGAATAACTTTCCGGAGAGATTTGATCGATCAAACCTAACAAGGATATATCACCTTTGGGCTGAGATTGCAACAATGAGGCAGGGAACAAATTCTGTGACAAGCTATTACACTAAAATGAAGGATCTATGGGATGAGTTGGAT GAAGAAAGCTCAAGAACACTTTGTGTGGTAGATACTCACAGGGATCCACTCACTATGTTACCAGAAAAGACACAAGGATTCAAACCGAAGAGCACAGGGCTAATCTATGAACATTGTGGTTACAAGAGTCACTTGAAGGAAAACTGCTATAAAATTGTAGAATACCCTCAAGATTTTAAAAGTAAGAAGAAAGCTGGACAATTTGGTGGAAACACAGGCCAGCCGGGGGGTAGGGCACAATTTAGTGGAGGATTCATACCATATGCCAATAATGCAACAACTAAAAATTAG